From one Lotus japonicus ecotype B-129 chromosome 3, LjGifu_v1.2 genomic stretch:
- the LOC130742627 gene encoding uncharacterized protein LOC130742627 — MTDEETPNPNTTDQCREEEEEAPPTPHSDPLPPKTLTLPDPDSTNPDQDPETLNEDPTHTQTTDDPEPDAPTAATSLRRAPKRKKLGPKRTAQEKKSREKLQVLIETLRPIPFIPSRDFNFEAHKSLLQRLGLWDFVHLEFSPALRPDLIAELIAGYVPASRCSYVSGVRIKVSRADLGRALKLPAPKMPRKNVAIAAATVVGEGGEELVDSKESIGFVYEFVCHWMLLHDDAYIMPEEVSGYLNLIREGNWERVDWADLVWLMVEKELSATKLGNCYYASYLQHLIKSQHKKLLEEEAPLVVEDEGEEVEVKDEGEEAEVRDEGEEVEMKDAGEEAELKDEGEEAKLKDEGGEAELKDERQKVEVEAKDEKEDLVEEMDKVDGSDDVEMGGVDVDESRVPGLEEHNIELSLGQDNAERVEVEQEQGGEERIMMDFELSKEEEPGMWLIDQRNNVGEPFLRQCRNVDVNGMDCGLVKEEEGEEGEDREEQEEEDEDGEEDEHEGGFHLSPKYSNHFEGMTSGTGSIIHAMEAGQRPFSSGIDLHDNPGGDFLSSRDDPPMISGSSLFGNGHKRDIGLVDNHNSHHFLNVSNKRMRSDSPWNSKPVDFEMCMEQMEHCMGKVRMMYASKDEAFEESNMNGQLLLNELQKRDDEIDRLHKAKIEESQRRQMEMYRLEKELYMMQSLVEGYRKAMKETQKAFAEYRARCPQADEPLYKDVPGSGGLVLSVTELEKERLKKEEEERAKMKEVERKFGDVELTYMGELESHMIVIESFNDRLMAMENQVKHLKEVKAKSKVSDPPECAPTSEAQTAEAQTAETQTAEAQTAETHAETQTA, encoded by the coding sequence ATGACCGACGAAGAAACCCCAAACCCTAACACCACCGATCAATgccgagaagaagaagaagaagccccACCAACCCCACACTCCGATCCTCTTCCCCCCAAAACCCTAACCCTCCCCGACCCCGATTCCACCAACCCTGATCAAGACCCAGAAACCCTCAACGAAGATCCGACCCATACCCAAACCACCGACGACCCGGAACCCGACGCACCCACCGCTGCCACCTCCCTCCGCCGCGCCCCCAAGCGGAAGAAACTTGGCCCTAAGCGCACCGCACAGGAGAAGAAGTCCCGTGAGAAGCTCCAGGTTCTGATCGAAACCCTAAGGCCTATTCCTTTTATACCCTCCAGAGATTTCAACTTTGAGGCCCACAAGAGCCTCTTACAGCGTTTAGGGCTCTGGGATTTTGTCCACCTCGAGTTCAGTCCCGCCCTCCGCCCCGATCTGATTGCTGAGCTTATTGCGGGTTATGTCCCCGCGTCGCGGTGTAGTTATGTGAGTGGGGTTAGGATCAAGGTCAGCCGCGCTGACCTCGGCCGCGCTCTTAAGCTGCCTGCCCCCAAGATGCCGAGGAAGAATGTGGCTATCGCAGCGGCGACTGTAGTGGGTGAAGGTGGTGAGGAGTTGGTGGATTCGAAGGAATCTATTGGTTTTGTTTATGAATTTGTGTGTCATTGGATGCTTTTGCATGATGATGCGTATATAATGCCTGAGGAGGTTTCGGGGTACTTGAATTTGATCAGGGAGGGGAACTGGGAGAGGGTTGATTGGGCTGATTTGGTTTGGCTCATGGTGGAGAAGGAATTGAGTGCTACCAAGCTGGGGAATTGTTACTATGCTTCGTATTTGCAGCATTTGATTAAGTCGCAGCACAAGAAGTTGCTGGAGGAGGAGGCTCCGCTGGTGGTGGAGGATGAGGGAGAAGAGGTTGAGGTGAAGGATGAGGGAGAAGAGGCTGAGGTGAGGGATGAGGGAGAAGAGGTTGAGATGAAGGATGCTGGAGAAGAGGCTGAGCTGAAGGATGAGGGAGAAGAGGCTAAGTTGAAGGATGAGGGAGGAGAGGCTGAGTTGAAGGATGAAAGGCAAAAGGTTGAGGTTGAGGCAAAGGATGAGAAAGAAGACTTGGTTGAGGAAATGGACAAGGTGGATGGGAGTGATGATGTGGAAATGGGTGGGGTCGATGTTGATGAGAGTCGTGTTCCTGGGTTGGAGGAGCACAACATTGAATTGAGTCTGGGGCAAGATAATGCTGAGAGAGTTGAAGTGGAACAGGAGCAGGGTGGAGAGGAACGGATAATGATGGATTTTGAGCTGTCTAAGGAAGAAGAACCTGGGATGTGGCTTATAGATCAGAGGAACAATGTGGGGGAGCCCTTTTTGCGGCAATGTCGTAATGTTGATGTGAATGGTATGGACTGTGGTCTAGTGAAAGAGGAGGAGGGAGAAGAGGGAGAAGACAGAGAAGAacaagaggaggaagatgaagatggagaagaagatgagcaTGAGGGTGGGTTCCATCTATCACCCAAGTATAGTAATCATTTTGAGGGGATGACTTCTGGGACTGGGAGTATCATTCATGCTATGGAAGCAGGGCAGAGGCCTTTTAGTTCTGGGATTGATCTTCATGACAACCCTGGAGGAGATTTTCTCTCTTCGAGGGATGATCCTCCAATGATTTCTGGATCGTCACTTTTTGGTAATGGTCATAAGAGAGACATTGGCTTGGTTGATAATCATAACTCTCACCATTTTCTAAATGTCAGTAACAAGCGAATGAGAAGTGACAGCCCCTGGAATTCTAAGCCTGTTGACTTTGAGATGTGCATGGAACAGATGGAACATTGTATGGGGAAAGTTAGGATGATGTATGCATCAAAAGACGAGGCTTTTGAAGAATCTAATATGAATGGGCAACTCTTGCTTAATGAGCTGCAGAAGCGAGATGACGAGATTGATCGTTTGCATAAAGCAAAGATAGAAGAGAGTCAAAGGAGACAGATGGAAATGTATCGGCTCGAGAAGGAACTTTATATGATGCAAAGCCTTGTGGAGGGCTACAGAAAAGCCATGAAAGAAACACAAAAGGCTTTTGCTGAATATAGAGCACGCTGTCCGCAAGCTGATGAACCACTTTACAAGGACGTTCCTGGGTCTGGGGGCCTTGTTTTGAGTGTGACGGAATTGGAAAAGGAGCGtctgaagaaggaagaagaagaaagggcaAAAATGAAAGAAGTAGAAAGGAAATTTGGAGATGTTGAGCTAACTTATATGGGTGAACTGGAAAGTCATATGATCGTAATTGAATCCTTTAATGACAGGTTGATGGCTATGGAGAACCAAGTAAAACATTTGAAAGAAGTGAAAGCTAAAAGCAAGGTTTCTGATCCGCCTGAATGTGCTCCAACTAGTGAAGCACAAACTGCTGAAGCACAAACTGCTGAAACACAAACTGCTGAAGCACAAACCGCTGAAACACACGCTGAAACACAAACTGCTTAG